From the Kitasatospora viridis genome, one window contains:
- a CDS encoding endonuclease/exonuclease/phosphatase family protein encodes MSPLRIATFNLLHGQPLAADGSPLPYPDDAGAPLHEAITALDADVLALQEVDRHQPRSGLTDQTAVAAKAMGAADWRFAAALHGRPAPVAGWLRDPARPGLTVYGPDELGQDDDRPSYGTALLSRLPVRHWRARRFAPAPFGLPLRVAGRRGLTPVPDEPRAALAAVLEGPDGPFTVVATHLSFVPGWNMAQLAGIRRWIADLPRPYLVLGDFNLVGPVPRTVLGGATALDRRPASRQRLRELRAVRRAGGAQLPPRRRRGPAEPGPRLRGWHDLARTPTYPSHRPAVQFDHVLAVGLPRTAVGTVAAPRVAVSDHRPLLVEVSI; translated from the coding sequence GTGAGCCCACTGCGAATCGCGACCTTCAACCTGCTGCACGGCCAGCCGCTGGCCGCCGACGGCAGCCCGCTCCCCTACCCCGACGACGCCGGCGCTCCGCTGCACGAGGCGATCACCGCGCTGGACGCCGACGTGCTGGCGCTCCAGGAGGTGGACCGCCACCAGCCGCGCTCCGGGCTGACCGACCAGACCGCCGTCGCCGCCAAGGCGATGGGCGCCGCCGACTGGCGGTTCGCCGCCGCGCTGCACGGCCGCCCCGCCCCGGTGGCCGGCTGGCTGCGCGACCCGGCGCGACCGGGACTGACCGTCTACGGCCCCGACGAGCTGGGCCAGGACGACGACCGCCCGTCCTACGGCACCGCGCTGCTCAGCCGCCTGCCGGTGCGGCACTGGCGGGCCCGCCGGTTCGCGCCCGCGCCGTTCGGGCTGCCGCTGCGGGTGGCCGGGCGGCGCGGGCTCACCCCGGTGCCGGACGAGCCGCGGGCCGCGCTGGCCGCCGTGCTGGAGGGACCTGACGGACCGTTCACCGTGGTCGCCACCCACCTGTCCTTCGTGCCCGGCTGGAACATGGCCCAGCTGGCCGGCATCCGGCGGTGGATCGCCGACCTGCCCCGGCCCTACCTGGTGCTCGGCGACTTCAACCTGGTCGGCCCGGTGCCGCGCACCGTGCTCGGCGGCGCCACCGCGCTGGACCGCCGGCCCGCCTCCCGGCAGCGGCTGCGCGAGCTGCGCGCCGTCCGGCGGGCCGGCGGCGCGCAGCTGCCGCCGCGCCGGCGCCGCGGCCCGGCCGAGCCCGGCCCCCGGCTGCGCGGCTGGCACGACCTGGCCCGCACCCCCACCTACCCCTCGCACCGCCCGGCGGTGCAGTTCGACCACGTGCTCGCGGTGGGCCTGCCGCGCACCGCGGTCGGCACCGTCGCCGCGCCCCGGGTGGCCGTCTCCGACCACCGGCCGCTGCTGGTGGAGGTCAGCATCTGA
- a CDS encoding ABC transporter ATP-binding protein → MTDRQPVLRLDRVSRTYGRSSAAEVNALREVDLQVHPGEFVAVMGPSGSGKSTLLTLAGGLDTPTEGRVLVEGRELGGLSRRRLAEVRRRSVGYVFQDYNLIPALTAAENIALPRELDGRSTRAARKEAMAALAELGIEELADRFPDEMSGGQQQRVAIARALIGERRLVLADEPTGALDSNTGEAVLAVLRARCDAGAAAMMVTHEARHAAWADRVVFLRDGRMVDETGQQQAESLLLGATGGER, encoded by the coding sequence ATGACCGACCGTCAGCCCGTACTGCGGCTGGACCGGGTGAGCCGGACCTACGGGCGCAGCAGCGCCGCCGAGGTGAACGCCCTGCGCGAGGTGGACCTGCAGGTGCACCCGGGCGAGTTCGTCGCCGTGATGGGGCCCTCCGGCTCCGGCAAGTCCACCCTGCTGACCCTGGCCGGCGGCCTGGACACGCCCACCGAGGGCCGGGTGCTGGTCGAGGGCCGCGAGCTCGGCGGGCTCTCCCGCCGCCGGCTGGCCGAGGTCCGCCGCCGCTCGGTCGGCTACGTCTTCCAGGACTACAACCTGATACCGGCGCTGACCGCGGCCGAGAACATCGCGCTGCCCCGCGAACTGGACGGCCGCTCCACCCGGGCCGCCCGCAAGGAGGCGATGGCCGCGCTGGCCGAGCTGGGCATCGAAGAGCTGGCCGACCGGTTCCCCGACGAGATGTCGGGCGGCCAGCAGCAGCGGGTCGCGATCGCCCGGGCGCTGATCGGGGAGCGCCGCCTGGTGCTGGCCGACGAGCCGACCGGCGCGCTCGACTCGAACACCGGCGAGGCCGTGCTGGCCGTGCTGCGGGCCCGCTGCGACGCCGGCGCCGCCGCCATGATGGTCACCCACGAGGCCCGGCACGCCGCCTGGGCGGACCGGGTGGTCTTCCTGCGGGACGGCCGGATGGTCGACGAGACCGGGCAGCAGCAGGCCGAGAGCCTGCTGCTCGGCGCCACCGGGGGCGAGCGGTGA
- a CDS encoding PadR family transcriptional regulator, which produces MSIRHGLLALLDQGPRYGYQLRSEFEARTGATWPLNVGQVYTTLGRLERDGLVAPDGEDEEGHQFYAVTDKGRTELRAWFDSPVPRTNPPRDELAIKLAMAVTVPGVDVHAVVQGQRRHSIKALQDYTRLKARALAGVAGEQSGDADFAWLLVLDQLIFQTEAEVRWLDHCETRLAARRPAAPAAPTGPAPTARAAQPQGEKR; this is translated from the coding sequence ATGTCCATCAGACACGGTCTGCTCGCCCTGCTCGACCAGGGCCCCCGCTACGGCTACCAACTGCGCTCCGAGTTCGAGGCCCGCACCGGCGCCACCTGGCCGCTCAACGTCGGGCAGGTGTACACCACGCTCGGCCGGCTGGAGCGCGACGGGCTGGTCGCCCCGGACGGCGAGGACGAGGAGGGCCACCAGTTCTACGCCGTCACCGACAAGGGGCGGACCGAACTGCGCGCCTGGTTCGACAGCCCGGTGCCCCGCACCAACCCGCCCCGCGACGAACTGGCGATCAAGCTCGCGATGGCCGTCACCGTCCCCGGCGTCGACGTGCACGCCGTGGTCCAGGGCCAGCGCCGGCACAGCATCAAGGCGCTGCAGGACTACACCCGGCTGAAGGCCAGGGCGCTGGCCGGCGTCGCGGGCGAGCAGTCCGGCGACGCCGACTTCGCCTGGCTGCTGGTGCTGGACCAGCTGATCTTCCAGACCGAGGCCGAAGTGCGCTGGCTGGACCACTGCGAGACCCGGCTGGCCGCCCGCCGGCCCGCCGCGCCCGCCGCGCCGACCGGGCCCGCGCCCACCGCGCGGGCCGCACAACCCCAGGGGGAGAAGCGATGA